In Roseiconus lacunae, one genomic interval encodes:
- a CDS encoding Gfo/Idh/MocA family protein — MTRFGIIGTGRITRRLVADLQSTPSVSVTAIASRQQERADWFASQYGIANAVCGYDELLRRDDVDAVYVSLPPALHATWCVAAARAKKTILCEKPLACNVQQAEEIANACKAEDVRWIDATAYLHHRRTQEMRAIAQRGDLGKIGHVSASVSFYRPFQDGEHRLDKRLGGGCLLDLGWYTVSLACLMAGSVPERVFADHAVVENDVPIRTSATLWFPGHVTATLSFGYDTSTRKWFEVAGSDASLICDDFTRPWADRPSRFWIHDANGSVTSNEISDRQEIRMIETLVGSESLEEYNRLSLLTQRVLSQLDRSAKQSTPVKMTEPTEHNPSSLSESTCE; from the coding sequence ATGACACGATTTGGAATTATTGGAACCGGACGCATCACACGGCGTTTGGTAGCCGATTTGCAATCGACACCGTCGGTCTCTGTGACGGCGATCGCGAGTCGTCAACAAGAACGCGCCGATTGGTTTGCATCCCAGTACGGAATCGCAAATGCCGTCTGCGGATACGACGAATTGCTCCGCCGCGATGACGTCGATGCCGTTTATGTTTCGCTGCCACCGGCGCTGCATGCGACCTGGTGTGTCGCGGCGGCACGCGCAAAGAAGACCATTCTTTGTGAAAAACCACTCGCATGCAACGTTCAGCAAGCCGAGGAAATCGCGAACGCGTGCAAAGCGGAAGATGTACGATGGATTGACGCAACCGCCTATTTGCATCATCGCCGAACCCAGGAAATGCGCGCGATCGCACAGCGCGGTGATCTCGGGAAAATAGGTCATGTGTCTGCGTCTGTCTCCTTCTATCGACCATTCCAGGATGGAGAGCATCGTCTGGACAAACGACTCGGCGGCGGCTGTTTGCTTGACCTCGGATGGTACACGGTCAGTCTTGCCTGTTTGATGGCCGGAAGTGTGCCCGAGCGTGTCTTTGCGGATCATGCGGTGGTGGAAAATGATGTGCCGATCCGTACGTCTGCGACACTTTGGTTTCCTGGGCATGTGACGGCGACACTTTCATTTGGGTACGACACATCGACACGAAAATGGTTCGAAGTCGCCGGAAGCGATGCATCGCTCATCTGTGACGACTTCACTCGTCCGTGGGCGGACCGCCCCTCACGATTCTGGATTCACGATGCTAACGGTAGCGTGACCTCGAATGAGATTTCTGACCGCCAAGAAATTCGAATGATTGAAACCCTGGTCGGAAGTGAGTCGCTCGAAGAGTACAACCGACTCTCTTTGCTGACGCAACGCGTGCTTAGCCAACTCGATCGGTCGGCAAAACAGTCGACGCCGGTTAAGATGACCGAACCAACCGAACACAACCCCTCGTCACTTTCGGAGTCGACATGCGAGTAG
- a CDS encoding P-II family nitrogen regulator, which produces MRVVVAIIQPTKLSNVRDALRELDVEDMTICDAMGYGRQRGQSALFRGNEYKVDLLRKVVVEIMVHEDQLEHVIDAITRQALTGSAGQIGDGKIFVLPVADVIDMADEHPEYEPGW; this is translated from the coding sequence ATGCGAGTAGTTGTTGCGATTATCCAGCCAACCAAGCTATCTAATGTGCGGGACGCCCTGCGTGAACTGGATGTCGAAGACATGACGATTTGCGACGCAATGGGCTACGGTCGTCAACGCGGGCAAAGCGCCCTTTTCCGAGGGAACGAATACAAGGTCGACCTGTTGCGGAAAGTCGTTGTCGAAATCATGGTCCACGAGGACCAACTCGAGCACGTGATCGATGCCATCACACGACAAGCGTTGACCGGTTCGGCAGGTCAAATCGGAGATGGAAAGATCTTTGTCTTACCCGTTGCTGACGTGATCGACATGGCTGACGAACATCCCGAATATGAACCGGGCTGGTAA
- a CDS encoding oxidoreductase — MANYPRIASFKTFQDFDQRLTELGLRMPREEVVRCGSESPMARSAKVGPLTIGNRYCILPMEGWDGTKDGRPTELTRRRWKNFGISGAKLMWGGEAVAVRHDGRANPNQLCLTEQTVGDIAALRESLTEAHQDRFGETDGLVVGLQLTHSGRYARPNEKMTPEPRAVQRNPVLDKRVQIDSDAGLITDDELKSLIDDFIKAAKTAQNIGYDFVDVKHCHGYLGHELLSGVDRPGPFGGSFENRTRFLRAIVEGIASEAPGMQIGVRLSMFDVLPFHKGIDNIGEPEEAGDPRLVFGANAAADGIDLEEPKKFLDLMQSLGIKLLCTTAGSPYYNPHIQRPAFFPPSDGYDPPEEPLIGVDRQIMATAELKKQFPEMFIVGSGYTYLQDYLPGVAQAVVSQGLADSVGLGRMVLSYPDLPADVLEGKTQQRKKICRTFSDCTTAPRKGMVSGCYPLDRFYKDRPERMELVKLKKSATTGSDSSK; from the coding sequence ATGGCGAACTATCCACGCATCGCAAGTTTTAAAACCTTTCAAGACTTTGACCAACGGTTAACCGAACTCGGGTTGCGGATGCCGCGAGAGGAAGTGGTCCGCTGCGGATCGGAGAGTCCCATGGCCCGATCCGCGAAAGTGGGGCCACTGACGATCGGGAACCGCTATTGCATCTTGCCGATGGAAGGTTGGGATGGGACCAAAGACGGACGACCAACCGAACTGACCCGCCGGCGGTGGAAGAACTTTGGTATCAGCGGTGCGAAGTTGATGTGGGGGGGAGAAGCGGTAGCGGTGCGTCATGATGGTCGTGCCAATCCGAATCAGTTGTGTTTGACCGAGCAAACTGTCGGTGATATTGCTGCCCTGCGTGAATCATTGACCGAGGCGCATCAGGACCGGTTTGGCGAGACGGACGGGCTTGTCGTCGGGCTTCAGTTAACCCATTCAGGTCGCTATGCCCGGCCGAACGAAAAAATGACACCGGAACCCCGGGCGGTGCAGCGCAATCCCGTTCTTGATAAACGGGTGCAGATCGATTCGGACGCGGGGTTGATCACCGACGATGAGCTTAAGTCGCTGATCGACGATTTCATCAAGGCAGCAAAGACGGCTCAAAATATCGGCTACGATTTTGTCGATGTAAAACACTGTCACGGATACCTGGGCCACGAGCTTTTGAGTGGCGTCGATCGTCCGGGCCCCTTCGGTGGCAGCTTCGAAAATCGAACCCGATTCTTGCGGGCGATCGTTGAAGGTATCGCATCGGAGGCACCGGGCATGCAGATCGGTGTTCGGTTAAGCATGTTCGATGTGTTGCCATTTCACAAAGGCATCGACAATATCGGCGAGCCTGAGGAGGCGGGGGATCCAAGGTTGGTGTTTGGCGCGAACGCCGCGGCCGACGGGATCGATTTGGAGGAACCGAAAAAGTTTCTTGATCTGATGCAGTCACTTGGTATCAAGCTGCTTTGTACTACCGCCGGAAGCCCCTATTACAACCCGCACATACAACGTCCGGCGTTTTTCCCACCGAGCGACGGATACGATCCACCGGAAGAACCGTTGATCGGTGTCGACCGACAAATCATGGCGACCGCCGAATTGAAAAAGCAATTCCCGGAGATGTTCATCGTCGGCTCCGGTTACACCTACTTGCAGGATTATTTACCTGGTGTCGCACAGGCTGTCGTTAGTCAAGGCTTAGCCGATTCCGTTGGGTTGGGGCGTATGGTGCTTTCGTATCCCGATCTACCGGCGGATGTCTTGGAAGGGAAAACGCAACAGCGCAAAAAAATCTGCCGAACTTTCAGCGACTGCACCACGGCCCCGCGGAAGGGGATGGTCAGCGGGTGTTATCCGTTGGACCGTTTCTACAAAGACCGTCCCGAACGAATGGAGTTGGTGAAGCTCAAGAAATCCGCGACCACCGGAAGTGATTCGTCAAAGTGA